A single window of Nicotiana tomentosiformis chromosome 1, ASM39032v3, whole genome shotgun sequence DNA harbors:
- the LOC138891601 gene encoding uncharacterized protein encodes MADRTMKRPLGIIDDVLVQVNKFILPADFVILDYEVDYEVPIILGRHFLVTGKALVDMEAGELTFRVGNEKVVFHVFKSMRQPNSNEVCSFVDLVTEVIFDDTSAMMNVEDPLETMLLNHDEDEKEGLVEFANAFQGMGSYTYGP; translated from the coding sequence atggcggaccgaacaatgaagaggccattggggataattgatgatgtgctagTTCAGGTCAACAAGTTCATacttcccgcagattttgtgatactcgactatgaggttgactatgaggtgccaatcATATTGGGGAGACATTTCTTAGTTACAGGGAAAGCCTTAGTTGATATGGAAGctggggagctcaccttccgggtgggcaaTGAAAAAGTTGTGTTCCACGTGTTCAAGTCAATGAGGCAGCCTAATAGCAACGAAGTATGTTcgtttgtggatcttgtgactgAGGTGATttttgatgatacaagtgctatgATGAATGTGGAAGACCCTCTGGAAACtatgttgttgaatcatgatgaggatgagaaggaaggcttggtAGAATTTGCAAATGCTTTtcaaggaatgggatcctacacatatggaccctga
- the LOC138891428 gene encoding probable zinc transporter 10 — MAISSKYIAIFLIFIFLSFPSKITCESENNETTQSKCGSDTGHGCRNKNEALKLKLVAIASILVTSMIGVCLPLVSRTVPALQPDKNLFVLVKAFASGVILATGYMHVMPDSFDCLSVDSYAMSYFKKYKLESGVGNGRDFVHNGKMESQIIDNNSHIHGEAKVDDKATQLLRYRVVAQVQFSLQ; from the exons ATGGCCATTTCTTCTAAATATATTgctatttttctcatttttattttcctttcttttccatCAAAAATCACATGTGAATCTGAAAATAATGAGACTACTCAATCAAAATGTGGTTCAGATACTGGACATGGATGTAGAAACAAGAATGAGGCATTAAAGCTAAAGCTTGTAGCCATTGCTTCAATTCTTGTAACTAGCATGATTGGTGTTTGTTTACCCCTTGTTTCTCGTACAGTTCCTGCCCTTCAACCAGATAAGAATTTATTCGTGTTGGTTAAGGCGTTTGCTTCCGGGGTTATACTAGCCACTGGATACATGCACGTTATGCCTGACTCGTTTGATTGTCTTAG TGTGGATTCATATGCCATGAGTTACTTCAAGAAGTATAAATTGGAAAGTGGAGTAGGAAATGGAAGAGATTTTGTTCATAATGGGAAGATGGAGTCGCAAATTATTGACAATAATAGCCACATTCATGGTGAAGCCAAAGTTGATGATAAAGCTACTCAATTGCTTAGGTATCGGGTGGTAGCTCAGGTACAATTCTCACTTCAATAG